In Brevibacillus marinus, the genomic window CGCAAAAGGGAACGGTTCGCACACCGATGCGCGACGTTCCTTTGACCTTAGCTGCGATGAGGCGCTGCATGTGGAGCCTCATCGTTTTTTTGTTTTCGCGCTTTCCGGCTTTTTTCTGTCTGTGTTGATTCGCAGGAACGTTCGCCGGCAGGGGCTGAAAACACGCGGTGTTGGCTGTTTGGGCCGGCGGTTACGCGCGGTTGGGGCTGGCCCAACCGTTTTTTTCGCTTCGTTAGCCGGGTGTGGGGGGATACAGGGTTTGTTGGCTATTCGCCATAATCTTGTCGCAATTCACACCAACTGTGATACTATATAGAAGTGTGGCTTCACGCTTGAGAGGAAGGAGTTGTCTTCTTCATGAAGAAACAGGTACACAGCAAGGATGTCAAAGAAGCAGCGCTAAAGCTGCTCAACGACCGCGGAGTTACGGTGGAAGACATCGCGGAGATTGTTTATCAGATGCAGTCGCCATATCATCCCGAGCTGACCATGGAGCCTTGCATCGCCAGCGTGCAGGCCGTTTTGGAAAAACGCGAAATTCAGCACGCCATCCTCGTCGGGGTCGAACTGGACGTACTGGCCGAGCAGGGAAAACTGTCAGAGCCCCTGCAGACGATTGTCGCTACCGACGAAGGCTTGTTCGGCTGCGATGAAACACTTGCGCTGGGCTCCGTATTCGGATACGGCAGCATCGCGGTTACGACCTTTGGCTACCTGGACAAACACAAAATCGGGGTAATCAAACGACTGGATACCAAAACATCGGGCGGGCGTGTCCACACGTTTCTCGACGATCTGGTCGCCAGCATCGCAGCCAACGCCTCCAGCCGCATGGCGCACCGTTTGCGGGATGAACAGGAAGCAGCCGATGAGCGGCAAAACAGCGTACTCGCAGACGGCGCCTCGGAACAAGCAGGTTGAGCGGACGGCGCATACGATACGCGGGGCATACGATACGCGCAGCATGAGCTTGCCGCACGGACCATGCGCTTCCGGGCAAGCGTTCGGGCCTCGAACGCGCCCACAGATGGGCCCGACGCTGCACAGAAACTAGGAACGAGGAACGATTTCTAGCGGGGACCAAGCGTGTCCCTTTTTTCGTGCAATATTTTATATTTTACCTCTTGATTTTTTGTCCGGGATCATATATATTTATATTCGTCACGTTTGAGCAAGGACGTACATGAAGGGCCCTTAGCTCAGTTGGTTAGAGCGGTCGGCTCATAACCGATTGGTCGTAGGTTCGAGTCCTACAGGGCCCACCAGAAAACAGTGGGCCTTCGCACGCGTGGACAGGTAATATTCGTCATTCGTGATCCGGTAGCTCAGTCGGGAGAGCACCATCTTGACAGGGTGGGGGTCGCTGGTTCGAACCCAGTCCGGATCACCATACATAAGAAGCGGAAACCCTTGAGAAATCAAGGGTTTTTCTATTACTCATATTACGGTTGGAAAGCAGGGGATCGGCGAAAGATTGCATCAGTAATTTAGAGGCTGAAATAAAGCAGATTCTTGAAGCGGTTTAGACGGACGGCTCTGAATATTTAATTACTTCTTCTTTTTGCTATCGAAAAATCCAAACGCGACAGCAAAAATGATGGCAATGCTAATCCAGAAAATTATATCCATTAAAATTTCCCCTTTTGAGGAGATTATACGTTTTCAAGGAAGTATGGTTTCGTTTGAATACTGAAATACATGGGAGAATTTGAAAATGAACGTAAACAAACCGATGCTAACGGGAGGTAACCCATGAACAAAATGACGCGTGAACAGAAGATCAAGTGGCAACGCAAATGCGTGCTTGAAGATATGCAAGAAATCGAACGTGAGAAGCGTGCAGATAGCTTGGATACGTATCTGGGTCGCAGAGTTGGCAGCACAGGGGTGGGCTGAAAATGCTCTGTCCCAACTGCGAAAGCCCAAATGTTCGGATTACGAACACCCGTACAAACCTCGAACATCACTACAAGCAACGCCGGAGGGAATGCAAAGATTGCGGTGCAAGGTGGACAACCATTGAGCGGATCGCGGGGAAGGTACAGCTGCGGAAAAGGGTTGAAGACGCATGAGGTGAGGGTGGCCGTCTAGTACGGCTCCCCTGTAGCACCAAATAGTGTTCGTACTTTGGCATATATTCGAACGCTTGGACACTTGGGAATGTACCTTGCTCCTTTCCGGGGCGTGGGACAAAAATAGCGGTAATAATTGAAAACAAATCAAAAACACAAAATGCCAAAATACAATAAACAGTTTTTTCGGCATTTTGGTAGCAGATATAGGACTAGGTTACAATAAATTCAACGGTAATCGGTGTCGCCGGATTGAGTACGTCACCACCTGGAATGGCGATCTCCGTAGTGGTAACAGATGAGGTATCAGCTGTTTGAAGCACGGCATTAATGTAAAGATTGTAATACGAAAATGACGAGGGAAATGCTGTAGCAGTTGCGCCAGTGTCATCAGTGAAAGCTGTTGCCGCAATCGCAAAGGTAGCACCTGTACCTGTCCCCGACCCTGCTGTGGATATAAACCTTCTGCTAGCTATAAAGGGTTTGATTATAGGCATAATATATTCACCTCCTCCTTAACTATTTATGGTGAAAATGAAGAAATGGCAGGGCTGATCAATTGATGATATTGAATCATCTTCATGTGATGATTTGAATCGAGAATTGAACCGTTTCAAGAATAATTGGAGTGCCTGCATAAATGGTTTCGGTAGTGGGGTTAATATTCAGGGCATTTGTGCTGACACTATATGAACCTCCTTCT contains:
- a CDS encoding phosphatidylglycerophosphatase A, with the protein product MKKQVHSKDVKEAALKLLNDRGVTVEDIAEIVYQMQSPYHPELTMEPCIASVQAVLEKREIQHAILVGVELDVLAEQGKLSEPLQTIVATDEGLFGCDETLALGSVFGYGSIAVTTFGYLDKHKIGVIKRLDTKTSGGRVHTFLDDLVASIAANASSRMAHRLRDEQEAADERQNSVLADGASEQAG
- a CDS encoding DUF4183 domain-containing protein, which codes for MPIIKPFIASRRFISTAGSGTGTGATFAIAATAFTDDTGATATAFPSSFSYYNLYINAVLQTADTSSVTTTEIAIPGGDVLNPATPITVEFIVT